The window GGTGGAGAGATCTGATGTTGTCCGGTAATGTTGAGTTGCCGACGTCTTTAATCTTtataacaaagtaaaaatttgaCTGAAATTTTTATATAGGGTAAAACCGGACAACAGTTGcgagaaaaatcaaacaaatccAATTGAAAGCGGTGACCAAGAGCGATTGTCCAAGCCAAACAGAGAAGAAACTGATAGCCCGTATCGGGAGATGAAATCAACCAAGTCCATTTCCTTCTGTCCTTGCTTTTGTTCGAGCGAGATCAGTGTTGAAAGCAAGCCATACAAACAACAGTACAGTCCCATACATGAAGGGGACAGGCTGTCGAGAATGTACGTGAAATAGTGTGATTTTCTTGTTGTTATTATCAAGCGTTGCAAGTTGTAAAGCTATAGTattagttttcattttttactaTAGTCATAATTAACAAGCGAATCCCAAACAGGAAGGACAATTCTCATCTTGAACTTCCTTCAATGGAAGAGGAAAAGCGTGGGATGTGTGGACCCCTTCCTTGGTCCATCCTGCCCGTCCTCCTAAGCATCACATCGTGCATTGGATTTGTGACCACGTAAGATGTAATTAATGCAAATTATTGAGTATAGTCGATTCCGTTGATGAATTTAATAGCAGTCAGTTAAGTTGAAATAACGGTTTATCTCCTACGTAGGGTTTAACGTGTTTCTTATCCGTACCAGGTATCTATTTGCTAAAGCCAACTGCCACATTGAAAGATGGATTTTCCCCTACTTGAGGTATAACGtcaatgaaattaaaattaacttcgACTGAAATTTCCCGTAATATTTACACAGCGGGTTTACGATTTGATAAGCTAACCatgatttcaaaatattttttacagttataCTGGAACAGAGCACCCGGAGTCCATGatatttggtttaattttgaaCACAGAAGGGTTTTTAGGTATTTTatgatagttttttttttgttaatttactTAACAAGTCTGACGTGCTTTAAAATCCTATTAACTCGTTGGACTCACAGCTAAGATTTAGTTTGCATTCAGCAGACATTAGAAGAATAATACAGGGTGTTCACAAAGTCAATAcagacaatttaaaaaaactgattAAGATAAATTGTCTAAAGACTTTGTGGACATGTTGTCATATACAAATCCCGTATAGGCTATTGCTTGAAACCTACACTCATAGACATAGACACAAACGTAGAGTCTAACCCAACAAGCAAATTAAGTTTCTGACACAGTCTTCAACACGTTTTTTGAAAGTCTTTGTTCTTATCTGCAGTAATAAATATTCTATATTTAGGACTTATCGTCGTGTTCCTCGCATGGAGGTTCTACCGTCACATGGGGCAGCGTTGCTTCTTGAATATGCTTGGATTGATGTTTGGTGGATTGTCTTGCCTGGGCGTGATCATGGTTGGAAATTTCCAGGTGACTGAAGATATTGTTTTGTGACAAAGCCTAAAATTGCTTGTCAAATCGCTGTAAACTTACGTTATTGCGCTCATAACATTTTAATTGATTGTATGGTGACATATGTCGGTCTTTTGTTCTTTGGATGTCACGTTTTGTGTGTCTTTAGGTTACCAAGGCTAAGATACCGCACTACATTGGCGCCGGGCTCAGTCTAATTATCGGAACATGCTATGGAGTTGTGTCGAGCATTTTAAGCCGTAGAGTGATGCAACAGATCCAACCACCTCTTAAATACGGAGCTTTCTTTTGCAGAATACGCTGTGGCATTGCAATTGTTATGGTGCTGTCGATCATCTGCCGTAAGTACCGCCTCCAGTATTTTTCATAATAACCTTTAACATACAGTGTCTGTTATCTAAATTCACATCTGTAAGCGCTTGTTACGTTTGTTTACAAATCCAAGTTATTGAGATTCTAAAACGTTTCATTGTATTTAGTATCTGGAGTGGGAATGTACAAAAAATTAACGCCGAGGAACCACACGGGGGTAAGTACAACACCCCTCCCACTTCACGGATAGTTTGTGTTGAATTCAATGTAACGCTATATCTTTGTTTACTCGTTTACAGGAGGTTGACCCAAATGCACCGCTCATGCTTGCAAATGGAAGTTGCCGTGATCTGCTGAGTAGGATCCCACTTCAAGTTCGATACATCGATTTGCTTGGCTCAACAACAGAGTGGCTTTTAACTGGCTGCATTCTGCTCTGCCTAAGTCTCTTTGCATATGAGTTCAAAGTAGGTTATAGTTGCCCGACAGTTAATTATTTCCAAAAACTCCAGATGCTCTTAATTTACTCGTGTATGTTTTTTGCAGTCGTTTAGGAATATTAAAGTGGTTCTTCTTGCCAGCAGCGGACCTCTTCATTGCAAAAGCCGAGCCTACCGAGGCCATATGACGTCATGCAGAGACAGCTACGCGATTTCAAATATCTCTGCTTCCAGAGGGCATGGCAGTTACTTTCATTCGACTCCGCACGACCAGCGTATAATGTATTCCAGGTCGCAACCCTTGCAACTTCAGTTATCAATGGGTGGTGTTTGTCATACGTCACACCATGATACTGCGGAAACCCCTCTGACGTCACACGACGATTGCGACGGGGTACCGGTTTATAAAGAAACGTTATCCCATAATGGTACTAGCGATAGTGGCATTGAAGACAACTTAAACAATCACGACAATCTATCACTTAGCCGGCTCTTCGGGAGCGAGAAAAGTTCTGCGACCTCA of the Clavelina lepadiformis chromosome 7, kaClaLepa1.1, whole genome shotgun sequence genome contains:
- the LOC143465837 gene encoding uncharacterized protein LOC143465837, translating into MLSRVKPDNSCEKNQTNPIESGDQERLSKPNREETDSPYREMKSTKSISFCPCFCSSEISVESKPYKQQYSPIHEGDRLSRMKDNSHLELPSMEEEKRGMCGPLPWSILPVLLSITSCIGFVTTYLFAKANCHIERWIFPYLSYTGTEHPESMIFGLILNTEGFLGLIVVFLAWRFYRHMGQRCFLNMLGLMFGGLSCLGVIMVGNFQVTKAKIPHYIGAGLSLIIGTCYGVVSSILSRRVMQQIQPPLKYGAFFCRIRCGIAIVMVLSIICLSGVGMYKKLTPRNHTGEVDPNAPLMLANGSCRDLLSRIPLQVRYIDLLGSTTEWLLTGCILLCLSLFAYEFKSFRNIKVVLLASSGPLHCKSRAYRGHMTSCRDSYAISNISASRGHGSYFHSTPHDQRIMYSRSQPLQLQLSMGGVCHTSHHDTAETPLTSHDDCDGVPVYKETLSHNGTSDSGIEDNLNNHDNLSLSRLFGSEKSSATSSHTLLLNSIVSKSLPNICQTQIV